CCATCCCCGCGGTCACGAACACGAGGTCCGCATCCCCGAGGACTTCCTTGATCGTGCTCTGGGCCATCTCGGTCGCGCGTTCGCCCATCGACGGATCACCGCCCGCACCCAGTCCGTTCGTGAGCGACTTGCCGACGAGGATCTTCGTGTCGGCCTCGATCATCTTGAGGTGCTGTTTGTCCGTGTTGATCGCGACCGTGTCGGCGCCTTCGACGCCGATGTTGTACAGCCGGTTGATGGTGTTGTTGCCCGCGCCGCCACAGCCGATGATGACGATCCGCGGGTCGCCGAACTCGTCGTCGTCGAACGACGCGTCCATCTCGCGGGACTCCTCCTCGGCGTTGTCGAGGGCGTCCTGAACGATGTCCTGCATGGTTACACCTTCGCCCAGCTGCGCTTGCCGGTGCTGGCGCTCTCGCGGCGGCCGTCCTGCTGTTCGTTGATCATCTCGCGGACGGCCGACCGGATCGCCTCGCTCCGGTTCGGGAACTCGCCCGTCTCGACCAGCTGTTCGACCTCCTCGATCTGCTGTTTCGGAATCCGCAGTGTCACACGCTCCATGGTTGTATTCCCCGTGGGGTAAGACGGCGCGCGCCCCTGTCAGACACGCGGTGTCTTACACTCGTTATCGCCCGATGTCGGGCAGTTTTCCGGTGTAACCCGGCCGTGTAAGACAACCGTCTTACGCGACTGTAGCCAACTTTGTCACGAGTAATAAAACTTCCGGCGAGAACGACGTTCTCTGTCTTACGACGGTTCCGGCCGGTTCGAGTCGAGAACGTCCGCTGCGGGCGTCCTGCGGCCACAGCCTGGGCAGAACGACCAGTCAGAGCGGATCTCGTCGCCGCACTCGCAGAAGAGCCGCCGCGAGGCCTTCTCGCCGCAGTTCGGGCAGTATACGTGGTCGTCGTCGACGCGTTCGCCGCACTGTTTACACTGTCGTCCTCCCTCGTTCGGCGCTCTCGCGGTCGATTCCGGGGCGGAACGGCCCGCCGTCCGCTCGGCGCGGTCGGCGCGTGTCTTACGCTGGCGGTCGTCGACGCCGTCGAGGGCGACGGTCACGTTGACCTCCCCCCGGTCCCCGCGGCGCTCGGCGAGTCGCGACTCCAGCAGCGCGTCGACGCGCTCGCGGAGCAACTCGTCGATGCTCTCCACGAGCGCGTCGGTCGACGACTCGGCGGCCCCGGACTCGGCGGCCGTCTCACGCGCGCCTCGGCGGCGCGCGCTGGCGCCGTCGGACACGTCGAGGTACGCGCGCAGCGCCTCGCGCATGACCTCGCTCTTCGAGGCGTCGAAGGCCTCGAGTTCGTCCACGAGGTCGTCGTCCGCGCGAAACGTGATCTTTCCCATGACGGATACCGTGTCTTTCACACCCAACCATATCAATCATTCTCCCGCGTCCGACAGTCGTCACACGCGAACCGTCGAACGGAATAATAACCCTTATGTCTCCCTCGTCTGCTACGTAGGAGTGACCGCCCTTAGCTCAGACTGGTAGAGCAGCCGACTGTAGATCGGCTTGCCCCCCGTTCAAATCGGGGAGGGCGGACTCCGCGACCAACCCCGTGAGCGGAAAGCAGGTCCTGCCGAGCCGGTTCGAACGCGGAAGTCACACGCCCACGCAGCCGAGCGACCGCCCCGGGCCGCTGTCCCCACGTGGCATCCGAATAGGGGCCGCTATCGCTCACGTCCGGGCCGTGGGACGTAGAACGGCGTCCGCTCCCGGTACTCCCGATAGGCCCCGCCGAAGCGGTCTTCGAGCTCCCGTTCCTCGACGCGCTTGATATACGCTACCTGAGAAGCCGTGAAGAGGCCGGTCAGACACACCGCCGAGGGCGAACCGGCCCGGAGGCTCACGCCCAGGTAGTAGAGGGTCGTCCCGAACGACATCGGGTTCCGCGAGTAGCGGTACGGCCCGTCAGCGACTAGCTCCTGTGTCGGTATCCTGGGGACCGGCGTCCCCTCGCCGCGGACGAACTGGACCGCGATGGACCACGTCGCGAACGTCAACCCGAGGGCGGCGACCGGCGAGCCGAGGGCTCCGACCGGCCCGCGGTCGAATCGGGGGAGTCCGAGCGCCTCGTCGGCGCGTCGCCCGCCGGTAACGAGAGCCACGGGGACGGCGAGCGCGAAGAAGAGCGTCTGGGGAA
The Salinilacihabitans rarus DNA segment above includes these coding regions:
- a CDS encoding ribbon-helix-helix domain-containing protein; this encodes MERVTLRIPKQQIEEVEQLVETGEFPNRSEAIRSAVREMINEQQDGRRESASTGKRSWAKV
- a CDS encoding double zinc ribbon domain-containing protein, translating into MGKITFRADDDLVDELEAFDASKSEVMREALRAYLDVSDGASARRRGARETAAESGAAESSTDALVESIDELLRERVDALLESRLAERRGDRGEVNVTVALDGVDDRQRKTRADRAERTAGRSAPESTARAPNEGGRQCKQCGERVDDDHVYCPNCGEKASRRLFCECGDEIRSDWSFCPGCGRRTPAADVLDSNRPEPS
- a CDS encoding methyltransferase family protein — encoded protein: MEPFDRWADQEYTAAVRLFALVPQTLFFALAVPVALVTGGRRADEALGLPRFDRGPVGALGSPVAALGLTFATWSIAVQFVRGEGTPVPRIPTQELVADGPYRYSRNPMSFGTTLYYLGVSLRAGSPSAVCLTGLFTASQVAYIKRVEERELEDRFGGAYREYRERTPFYVPRPGRER